Proteins found in one Bordetella genomosp. 11 genomic segment:
- a CDS encoding hydantoinase/oxoprolinase family protein, translated as MYRIGIDVGGTFTDFTMIDESAGVVHFHKVPSTPDDPSRAIATGIAGLLEMHGVEPAQVSHVGHGTTVATNLIIERKGAPVGLITTKGFRDVLEIGRQTRPHLYDYGVGKPPVAVPRQFRIEVAERVQATGQVREPLDEDAVRQAARYFREHGIGAITICFLHSYRNPVHERRAREIVAEEIPDAYISLSSEVLPEFREYERLSTTVLNAAVGPRMAGYLERFLLRVRELGIAHEPHTVHSNGGLMSIASVRQFPVRTCLSGPAAGVVGAAAVGRVIGSPNLITFDVGGTSTDVSLIVDGKPLFTSHRHVAGYPVKTPMVDIHVIGAGGGSIAWMDDAGALKVGPHSAGAVPGPVGYGRGGEEPTITDAEIVLQRLNPVALLNGRMPVHAEAARQVIQDKVARPLGLGIEDAAEGILRIATANMSRAIRAVSTERGHDLSRFALFAFGGAGPLHAVEVATECGIPRVIVPQEPGTMCARGILLSDISFDFVRSEIALATADNWTRVAGIFDALRQQADDWLAAEGVAPSLRAAHCAIDARYEGQNFEVQVPLDDTAASGFQEFLSRFNQAHLREYGYDVDDRAIQIINCRVQATGQVIKAPLSPRTVRGTMDEARVGTRNTYFGAAHGWLETPVYDRGRLPTGVPFHGPALVEEMSSSTVVGVGHHAVVDDYGNLIITLQGNANG; from the coding sequence ATGTACCGGATCGGCATAGACGTCGGCGGGACGTTTACCGACTTCACCATGATCGACGAAAGCGCCGGCGTGGTGCATTTCCACAAAGTGCCTTCCACGCCGGACGACCCCTCGCGCGCCATCGCGACCGGTATCGCGGGGCTGCTCGAGATGCACGGTGTCGAACCCGCGCAGGTATCGCACGTGGGCCACGGCACGACGGTGGCGACCAACCTGATCATCGAGCGCAAGGGCGCGCCGGTCGGCCTTATCACCACGAAGGGTTTTCGCGATGTGCTGGAGATCGGCCGCCAGACCCGTCCGCACCTGTACGACTACGGCGTGGGCAAGCCGCCCGTCGCGGTGCCGCGCCAGTTCCGCATCGAAGTGGCCGAGCGCGTGCAGGCCACGGGACAGGTGCGCGAGCCGCTGGACGAGGACGCCGTGCGCCAGGCCGCGCGGTATTTCAGGGAACATGGCATCGGCGCCATCACCATCTGCTTCCTGCATTCCTATCGCAATCCCGTGCATGAACGACGCGCCCGCGAGATCGTCGCCGAGGAAATCCCGGATGCGTACATCAGCCTGTCCAGCGAGGTGCTGCCGGAATTCCGCGAATACGAACGCCTGTCCACGACCGTGCTGAATGCCGCGGTCGGGCCGCGCATGGCCGGCTATCTCGAACGCTTTTTGCTGCGCGTGCGCGAACTGGGCATCGCGCACGAGCCGCACACCGTGCATTCGAACGGCGGCCTGATGTCCATCGCGAGCGTGCGCCAGTTCCCGGTACGCACCTGCCTGTCCGGCCCCGCGGCCGGCGTGGTGGGCGCCGCCGCCGTGGGCCGCGTGATCGGCAGTCCCAACCTGATCACCTTCGACGTCGGCGGCACCAGTACCGATGTGTCGCTGATCGTCGACGGCAAGCCGCTGTTCACCTCGCACCGCCACGTCGCCGGCTATCCGGTGAAGACGCCCATGGTGGACATCCACGTCATCGGCGCGGGCGGCGGCAGCATCGCATGGATGGACGACGCCGGCGCCTTGAAAGTGGGCCCGCACAGCGCGGGCGCCGTTCCCGGTCCCGTGGGCTACGGCCGCGGCGGCGAGGAACCCACCATCACCGATGCCGAAATCGTGCTGCAGCGGCTGAACCCCGTCGCGCTGCTGAACGGACGAATGCCGGTTCACGCCGAAGCCGCGCGCCAGGTCATCCAGGACAAGGTCGCGCGTCCGCTGGGCCTGGGGATCGAGGACGCCGCCGAAGGCATCCTGCGTATCGCCACCGCCAATATGAGCCGCGCCATCCGGGCCGTCTCCACCGAACGCGGCCATGATCTCTCGCGCTTCGCGCTGTTCGCCTTCGGCGGCGCGGGTCCCCTGCATGCCGTGGAGGTCGCGACCGAATGCGGCATCCCGCGCGTCATCGTGCCGCAGGAGCCGGGCACCATGTGCGCGCGCGGCATCCTGCTCAGCGACATCTCTTTCGATTTCGTGCGCAGCGAGATCGCGCTGGCCACGGCGGACAACTGGACCCGCGTGGCGGGCATCTTCGACGCGCTGCGCCAGCAGGCGGACGACTGGCTGGCGGCCGAAGGCGTGGCGCCCAGCCTGCGCGCGGCCCATTGCGCCATCGACGCCCGCTACGAGGGGCAGAATTTCGAGGTACAGGTACCGCTGGACGACACCGCCGCCAGCGGCTTCCAGGAATTCCTGTCGCGGTTCAACCAGGCGCATCTGCGCGAGTACGGCTACGACGTCGACGACCGCGCCATCCAGATCATCAACTGCCGCGTGCAGGCCACCGGCCAGGTCATCAAGGCGCCCCTGTCGCCGCGCACCGTGCGCGGCACGATGGACGAAGCCCGGGTCGGCACGCGCAACACGTATTTCGGCGCGGCGCACGGCTGGCTGGAAACGCCCGTCTACGACCGCGGCCGCCTGCCCACCGGCGTTCCCTTCCATGGCCCGGCCCTGGTCGAGGAAATGAGTTCTTCCACCGTGGTCGGCGTCGGCCACCATGCCGTGGTGGACGACTACGGCAACCTGATCATTACCCTGCAAGGCAACGCAAATGGCTGA
- a CDS encoding hydantoinase B/oxoprolinase family protein: protein MAEASRNDDTLADPIGMEVFCNRLLSITEDMNNTLVRASFSTNIKERKDCSVALFDAAGRLVAQGTQIPLHLGSLNGAMQAILERHAVETIEDGDIFICNDPYLANGSHLPDINIVTPVFWEGRLRFFAANIAHHADVGGPVPGSIAGGLNSIFAEGIRIPVTRLARAGKVDDDLLNLICANTRDPEERLLDLRVQMATNRRGAAAMQGLIRQMGLDAVLRSVDDVIRYTRRRLLNRIADLKQGSYTFHSDLDDDGLGGDPVRLQVTLTVHPERLHFDFTGSGRQARGAMNLPVNALRASVYYAVKALLDPDIAPNAGLFEPIDIYAPLGTITNPEHPAAVGARSITAQKVAGAIFGAFRGLLPPEKIMASGNDCCPAIVFSGKWATRPGQFVYLETLGGGAGARYDSDGMDAIHVHMTNTSNLPVEALENEYPLLMDEYAMIADSGGAGRTRGGLAIAKQIRALVPGIVFSARSDSHTVGVATGVDGGLDGRRARLVRNPRTPNEEELFSKTANIVLDADESVRIETPGGGGYGRPAQRAPERLRRDLLDGKISEGAARDVYGVVVDSVRSS, encoded by the coding sequence ATGGCTGAAGCTTCCCGCAACGACGACACTTTGGCCGATCCCATCGGCATGGAGGTCTTCTGCAACCGGCTGCTGTCGATTACGGAAGACATGAACAACACGCTGGTGCGCGCGTCGTTTTCCACCAACATCAAGGAACGCAAGGATTGTTCGGTGGCGCTGTTCGACGCCGCCGGGCGCCTGGTCGCGCAGGGCACGCAGATCCCCCTGCACCTGGGCTCGCTCAATGGCGCCATGCAAGCCATCCTCGAGCGCCACGCGGTGGAAACGATCGAAGACGGCGACATTTTCATCTGCAACGATCCCTACCTGGCCAACGGCAGCCACCTGCCCGACATCAACATCGTCACGCCGGTATTCTGGGAAGGCCGCCTGCGGTTTTTCGCCGCCAACATCGCGCATCACGCCGACGTCGGCGGCCCGGTGCCGGGCTCCATCGCCGGCGGGTTGAACTCCATCTTCGCCGAAGGCATCCGCATTCCGGTCACGCGCCTGGCGCGCGCCGGCAAGGTGGACGACGACCTGCTCAACCTGATCTGCGCCAACACGCGCGATCCCGAAGAGCGCCTGCTGGACCTGCGCGTGCAGATGGCGACCAACCGGCGCGGCGCGGCGGCCATGCAGGGCCTGATCCGCCAGATGGGCCTGGATGCCGTGCTGCGATCGGTGGACGACGTTATCCGCTATACCCGCCGGCGGCTGCTCAATCGCATCGCCGACCTGAAACAGGGCAGCTACACCTTCCATTCCGACCTGGACGACGACGGCCTGGGCGGCGACCCGGTGCGCCTCCAGGTCACCCTGACCGTGCACCCCGAGCGGCTGCATTTCGACTTCACCGGTTCGGGGCGGCAGGCACGCGGCGCGATGAATCTGCCGGTGAACGCGCTGCGCGCCTCCGTCTACTACGCGGTCAAGGCGCTGCTCGACCCGGACATCGCACCCAACGCGGGCCTGTTCGAACCCATCGACATTTACGCCCCGCTGGGCACCATCACCAATCCGGAACATCCGGCGGCCGTCGGCGCGCGCTCGATCACCGCGCAGAAAGTGGCGGGCGCCATCTTCGGCGCGTTTCGCGGCCTGCTGCCGCCTGAAAAAATCATGGCCTCGGGCAACGACTGCTGCCCGGCCATCGTGTTTTCCGGCAAATGGGCCACGCGCCCGGGCCAGTTCGTGTACCTGGAAACGCTGGGCGGCGGCGCGGGCGCGCGGTACGACAGCGATGGCATGGATGCGATCCACGTGCACATGACCAATACGTCGAACCTGCCCGTGGAAGCGCTGGAAAACGAATATCCGCTGTTGATGGACGAGTACGCGATGATCGCGGATTCCGGCGGCGCGGGCCGCACGCGCGGCGGCCTGGCCATCGCCAAGCAGATCCGCGCGCTGGTGCCGGGCATCGTCTTCTCCGCGCGTTCGGACAGCCATACGGTGGGTGTCGCGACGGGCGTGGACGGCGGCCTGGACGGGCGCCGCGCGCGCCTGGTCCGCAACCCTCGCACGCCGAACGAAGAAGAGCTCTTCTCCAAAACCGCGAACATTGTGTTGGACGCGGATGAAAGCGTGCGCATCGAAACGCCTGGGGGCGGCGGCTACGGCAGGCCAGCGCAGCGCGCGCCGGAGCGTCTGCGGCGCGACCTGCTGGATGGCAAGATCAGCGAAGGGGCGGCGCGGGACGTCTATGGTGTGGTGGTGGACTCGGTGCGGTCTTCGTGA
- a CDS encoding oxidoreductase, protein MPTAPQSPPVWFITGCSTGFGRALALAVIARGWPVVATARDQARIADLAEQAPDRVLALSLDVTDTAAISAAVRAAQERFGRIDVLVNNAGYGYQSTVEEGVEAEIRAQFDANVFGLFAMTRAVLPGMRERRRGHIINITSVAGLVGFQGSAYYAASKHAVEGFSDALAAEAGSLGIQVTCVEPGPFRTDWAGRSLRQTPTQIADYAESSAKRMQATRENSGKQIGDPDRAAQAMIHITEVETAPRHLVLGAFGMKAVTDKLKERLDQIEAWRDVGLAADFPA, encoded by the coding sequence ATGCCGACCGCCCCGCAGTCCCCTCCCGTATGGTTCATCACCGGTTGCTCCACCGGCTTCGGCCGCGCGCTGGCGCTGGCGGTGATCGCCCGCGGCTGGCCGGTCGTGGCAACCGCGCGCGACCAGGCCCGCATCGCGGACCTGGCGGAACAGGCGCCGGACCGCGTACTGGCATTATCCCTGGACGTGACAGACACGGCCGCCATCAGTGCGGCGGTGCGCGCGGCGCAGGAACGTTTCGGCCGTATCGACGTGCTGGTCAATAACGCGGGATACGGCTACCAGTCCACGGTCGAAGAGGGCGTCGAAGCGGAGATCCGCGCGCAGTTCGACGCCAACGTGTTCGGCTTGTTCGCCATGACCCGCGCGGTGCTTCCCGGCATGCGGGAACGGCGGCGGGGGCACATCATCAACATCACATCGGTGGCCGGCCTGGTGGGCTTCCAGGGCTCCGCGTATTACGCGGCCTCCAAGCATGCCGTCGAAGGGTTTTCCGACGCGCTCGCGGCGGAAGCGGGTTCGCTCGGCATCCAGGTAACCTGCGTCGAGCCCGGTCCTTTCCGTACCGATTGGGCGGGGCGCTCCCTGCGGCAGACGCCCACGCAGATCGCCGACTATGCCGAAAGCTCGGCCAAACGCATGCAGGCCACGCGCGAAAACAGCGGCAAGCAGATCGGCGACCCGGATCGCGCCGCGCAGGCGATGATCCATATCACCGAAGTCGAAACGGCGCCGCGGCATCTGGTTCTAGGTGCCTTCGGGATGAAGGCCGTGACCGACAAACTGAAGGAACGCCTCGATCAGATCGAGGCGTGGCGGGATGTCGGCCTGGCGGCCGATTTCCCGGCGTAA
- a CDS encoding DHCW motif cupin fold protein: MKLSDIPFGTTDWSTVETTEHAGTTGKALWRTRQFGDIRVRMVEYTPGYLADHWCSKGHILLCLSGSLDTELEDGRRFTLQPGMSYQVADGAEAHRSSTSTGATLFIVD; encoded by the coding sequence ATGAAACTCTCCGACATTCCCTTTGGCACGACCGACTGGTCGACCGTAGAAACCACCGAACATGCCGGAACGACGGGCAAGGCGCTGTGGCGCACGCGCCAGTTCGGCGACATACGCGTGCGCATGGTGGAATACACGCCGGGGTATCTGGCGGACCATTGGTGCAGCAAGGGGCATATCCTGCTTTGCCTGTCGGGCTCGCTGGATACCGAACTGGAAGACGGGCGGCGATTCACCTTGCAGCCGGGGATGAGCTATCAGGTCGCGGACGGGGCCGAGGCGCACCGGTCTTCCACATCCACCGGGGCGACGTTGTTCATCGTCGATTAA
- a CDS encoding DHA2 family efflux MFS transporter permease subunit, with translation MSTGEKIFAFSTMCAGMFIALLDIQIVSASLKDIGGGLSAGVDETVWVQTAYLIAEIIVIPLSGWLARVMSTRWLFAASAAGFTVASLLCGWAWNIQSMIAFRALQGFLGGSMIPLVFTTAFAFFAGPQRVLAAATVGGLASLAPTLGPTVGGWITDHYSWHWLFFVNLVPGLFVTVMVPMFVRVDRPDPSLLRGADYPGIALMALFLGCLEYTLEEGPRWDWLNDPTILTTAWISGLAGVGFVWRSLTYGQPIVDLRALKDRNFALGCLFSFVSGVGIFATIYLTPLFLGHVRGYSALQIGTAIFSTGLFQIMSIPLYTMLANRVDLRWLLMAGLACFAFSMWKFVPITHDWGGAELLLPQAFRGIAQQFAVAPTVTLTLGSLPPARLKLASGLFNLMRNLGGAIGIAVCATILNDRTNLHFFRMAEHLNIRNEAMDDALARMTAQAAGWSSDPVTAGLARLWSLAYREAQTLAYSDAFLAVMACFVMATALVPLMRKVQAPKAPSADAH, from the coding sequence ATGTCCACCGGCGAAAAGATCTTCGCGTTCTCGACCATGTGCGCGGGCATGTTCATCGCGCTGCTGGACATCCAGATCGTCTCGGCATCATTGAAGGACATCGGCGGCGGACTGTCGGCCGGCGTCGATGAAACCGTCTGGGTGCAGACCGCCTACCTGATCGCCGAAATCATCGTCATCCCCTTGTCCGGCTGGCTGGCGCGCGTGATGTCGACCCGCTGGCTGTTCGCCGCATCGGCGGCCGGATTCACGGTGGCCAGCCTGCTGTGCGGATGGGCCTGGAACATCCAGAGCATGATCGCGTTCCGCGCATTGCAGGGTTTCCTGGGCGGCTCGATGATCCCGCTGGTCTTCACCACCGCCTTCGCCTTTTTCGCCGGCCCGCAACGCGTGCTGGCGGCCGCCACCGTGGGCGGGCTGGCATCGCTGGCGCCCACGCTCGGGCCGACGGTGGGCGGATGGATCACGGATCATTACTCCTGGCACTGGCTGTTCTTCGTGAACCTGGTACCGGGCCTGTTCGTGACCGTCATGGTGCCCATGTTCGTGCGCGTCGACAGGCCCGACCCGTCGCTGCTGCGCGGCGCGGACTATCCGGGCATCGCCCTGATGGCGCTGTTCCTGGGTTGCCTGGAATACACGCTGGAAGAAGGCCCACGCTGGGACTGGCTGAACGATCCCACCATCCTGACCACCGCCTGGATATCGGGGCTGGCGGGCGTGGGTTTCGTCTGGCGCAGCCTGACCTACGGCCAGCCCATCGTGGACTTGCGCGCGCTGAAGGACCGCAATTTCGCGCTGGGCTGCCTGTTCTCCTTCGTCAGCGGGGTCGGCATCTTCGCCACCATTTATCTCACGCCGCTGTTCCTGGGCCATGTGCGCGGCTACAGCGCCCTGCAGATCGGCACCGCCATCTTCTCGACCGGCCTGTTCCAGATCATGTCGATCCCGCTGTACACCATGCTGGCCAACCGCGTGGACCTGCGCTGGCTGTTGATGGCGGGGCTGGCCTGCTTCGCTTTTTCGATGTGGAAATTCGTGCCCATCACGCATGACTGGGGCGGTGCCGAATTGCTGCTGCCGCAGGCTTTCCGTGGCATAGCGCAGCAATTCGCCGTGGCGCCTACCGTCACGCTGACGCTGGGCAGCCTGCCGCCGGCCCGGCTGAAGCTGGCGTCGGGCCTGTTCAACCTGATGCGCAACCTGGGAGGCGCCATCGGCATCGCGGTCTGCGCGACGATACTGAACGACCGCACAAACCTGCATTTCTTTCGCATGGCCGAACACTTGAACATACGCAACGAAGCGATGGACGACGCGCTGGCCCGCATGACGGCGCAGGCAGCGGGCTGGTCGAGCGACCCGGTCACGGCGGGACTGGCCCGGCTGTGGTCGCTGGCGTATCGCGAAGCGCAAACGCTGGCCTACTCGGATGCATTCCTGGCGGTCATGGCGTGTTTCGTCATGGCGACCGCGCTGGTGCCGCTCATGCGCAAGGTGCAAGCGCCGAAAGCGCCCTCGGCCGACGCACACTGA
- a CDS encoding HlyD family secretion protein: MPPPTAGAAAPTLTPGSATVPAARGRGRRLAYLAAILIAVAGATTYGYRWWTEGRFIQETDDAYVGGDITVLGTKVPGYIAQVAAGDNQAVRAGDLLVKLDDRDYRAALDKADGTVAAQQALLANLDANRRLQEAMILQARAGVAAAEAEAVRTRQDQARYKSLSTSAAVSIQSWQKADSDYKQAVANQQKAEAALVAAQRELDVIDTQKGQARAALAQATADREQARLNLSYTEVRAPMDGTVGNRRARQGAYVPAGTQMLSLVPAAGLWVDANFKESQLAGMAPGQRAIIVADIMPDRVFHGRVASLAPATGAQFSVLPPENATGNFTKIVQRVPVRIVLDDADARLGLLRPGLSVQAEIDTRRRP, encoded by the coding sequence ATGCCTCCCCCCACCGCTGGCGCGGCCGCGCCCACGCTTACCCCGGGTTCCGCCACCGTCCCCGCCGCGCGCGGCCGGGGACGCCGGCTGGCCTATCTTGCCGCCATCCTGATCGCCGTCGCGGGCGCGACCACGTATGGATACCGCTGGTGGACCGAAGGACGCTTCATCCAAGAGACGGACGACGCCTATGTCGGCGGCGACATCACCGTGCTGGGCACGAAAGTGCCCGGTTATATCGCGCAGGTGGCCGCGGGCGACAACCAAGCGGTGCGCGCGGGCGATTTGCTCGTCAAGCTGGACGACCGCGACTACCGCGCCGCCCTCGACAAAGCGGATGGCACCGTGGCCGCGCAGCAGGCATTGCTGGCCAACCTGGACGCCAACCGGCGCCTGCAGGAAGCCATGATCCTGCAGGCCCGCGCGGGCGTGGCGGCGGCCGAAGCGGAGGCCGTGCGCACACGCCAGGACCAGGCGCGCTACAAGTCGCTGTCGACGAGCGCGGCGGTATCCATCCAAAGCTGGCAGAAGGCCGACTCCGACTACAAGCAGGCGGTGGCCAACCAGCAGAAGGCCGAAGCGGCCCTGGTGGCCGCGCAGCGCGAGCTGGACGTCATCGATACGCAGAAAGGCCAGGCACGCGCCGCGCTGGCGCAAGCCACGGCCGACCGCGAGCAGGCGCGCTTGAATCTTTCCTATACCGAAGTGCGTGCCCCCATGGACGGCACCGTGGGCAACCGCCGCGCGCGCCAGGGCGCCTATGTGCCGGCCGGGACGCAGATGCTGTCGCTGGTGCCCGCCGCCGGGCTTTGGGTCGATGCCAACTTCAAGGAAAGCCAGCTGGCGGGCATGGCGCCGGGCCAGCGCGCCATCATCGTCGCCGACATCATGCCGGATCGCGTCTTCCATGGCCGCGTCGCCAGCCTGGCGCCCGCCACCGGCGCGCAGTTCAGCGTATTGCCGCCCGAAAATGCCACCGGCAATTTCACGAAGATCGTGCAGCGCGTGCCGGTGCGCATCGTCCTGGACGACGCCGATGCGCGGCTGGGCCTGCTGCGTCCGGGCCTGTCCGTGCAGGCGGAGATCGACACGCGGCGGCGGCCATGA
- a CDS encoding winged helix-turn-helix transcriptional regulator has translation MTPTDFAEMPCPIARSLARVGERWTMLILRDAFQGMTRFDEFRKSLDIAPNILTRRLAELVRLGLLEKRVYTRRPTRHEYVPTQMAHDFRPVMMAMMAWGNRYFAPEGPAMMLVARDTGAPVEQRWVDTSTGRTLAPGEYAVVAGPAATPRARYRMEFAARKREGLAPDERFDPEGYDDAAPAASAAAAAVGD, from the coding sequence ATGACGCCCACCGATTTCGCCGAAATGCCCTGCCCTATCGCGCGCAGCCTTGCCCGGGTGGGCGAGCGCTGGACGATGCTGATCCTGCGCGACGCCTTCCAGGGCATGACACGCTTCGACGAGTTCCGTAAAAGCCTGGATATCGCGCCGAACATCCTGACGCGCAGGCTGGCGGAGCTGGTGCGGCTGGGCCTGCTGGAAAAGCGCGTCTATACGCGCCGCCCCACCCGCCATGAATACGTTCCGACGCAGATGGCGCACGATTTCCGCCCCGTCATGATGGCCATGATGGCCTGGGGCAATCGCTATTTCGCGCCGGAAGGCCCGGCCATGATGCTGGTCGCGCGCGACACCGGCGCGCCGGTCGAACAACGCTGGGTGGACACGTCCACGGGCCGCACCCTGGCGCCCGGCGAATACGCCGTGGTTGCCGGCCCCGCCGCGACGCCGCGTGCCCGTTACCGCATGGAATTCGCCGCGCGCAAACGCGAGGGACTGGCGCCGGACGAGCGCTTCGATCCGGAGGGGTATGACGACGCCGCGCCGGCCGCGTCCGCCGCTGCCGCCGCCGTCGGCGACTGA
- a CDS encoding YajQ family cyclic di-GMP-binding protein: MPSFDVVSEVDKHELSNAVDQANRELATRFDFKGTDAKFELEEFVVTQIAPSAFQLKQMIDILRGRLTSRGIDPRSMDPADPLVNLGGARQKVTIKQGIEQPIAKKLIAAIKDAKLKVETQINGDKLRVTGKKRDDLQAVIALLRKTDVDLPLQFQNFRD; encoded by the coding sequence ATGCCTTCCTTCGACGTCGTATCGGAAGTGGACAAGCACGAGTTGAGCAATGCCGTCGACCAGGCCAACCGCGAACTGGCGACGCGCTTCGACTTCAAGGGCACCGATGCCAAATTCGAACTCGAGGAATTCGTCGTAACGCAGATCGCGCCATCGGCCTTCCAGCTCAAGCAGATGATCGATATCCTGCGCGGGCGCCTGACCTCGCGCGGCATCGATCCGCGCAGCATGGACCCGGCCGACCCGCTGGTGAACCTGGGCGGCGCGCGCCAGAAGGTCACGATCAAGCAAGGCATCGAGCAGCCCATCGCCAAGAAACTGATCGCAGCCATCAAGGACGCCAAGCTCAAGGTGGAAACCCAGATCAACGGCGACAAGCTGCGCGTCACGGGCAAGAAGCGCGACGATTTGCAGGCGGTCATCGCCCTGCTGCGCAAGACCGACGTGGACCTGCCGCTGCAATTCCAGAATTTCCGCGACTAG
- a CDS encoding glutathione S-transferase family protein — protein MIKFYFNPGPNPMKVALLLEELGLPYETVPVDMRKGEQHRPEYVAINPNAKVPALVDGDATVFDSNAILLYLAEKTGRFLPADTPGDRAQLLSWLMFIATGVGPYSGQAVYFRNFTPEPNPAALNRYDFEAERHWRVLDERLAGRPYLLGDTYTIADMAMWGWARMMPNIFGGEDPWSRFPAVQRLLNEISARPAGVAAEALKARFTFKKEMDEDARRQMFPQLARMQAGAA, from the coding sequence ATGATCAAGTTCTACTTCAATCCCGGCCCCAATCCCATGAAGGTCGCCCTGCTGCTGGAAGAGCTGGGCCTGCCTTATGAAACCGTGCCGGTCGATATGCGCAAGGGGGAACAGCATCGTCCCGAGTACGTGGCGATCAATCCCAACGCCAAGGTGCCGGCCCTGGTCGACGGCGATGCCACCGTTTTCGACAGTAACGCCATCCTGCTGTACCTGGCTGAAAAGACCGGCCGCTTCCTGCCCGCGGACACGCCCGGCGACCGGGCCCAGCTGCTGTCCTGGCTGATGTTCATCGCCACCGGCGTGGGACCCTACTCCGGCCAGGCCGTGTACTTCCGCAATTTCACCCCGGAGCCGAATCCCGCCGCGCTCAACCGCTACGACTTCGAGGCCGAGCGCCACTGGCGGGTCCTGGACGAACGCCTGGCCGGCCGCCCGTACCTGCTGGGGGACACCTACACGATCGCCGATATGGCGATGTGGGGCTGGGCGCGCATGATGCCCAACATCTTCGGTGGCGAGGATCCATGGTCGCGTTTTCCGGCGGTGCAGCGGCTGTTGAACGAGATCAGCGCGCGACCGGCGGGCGTGGCGGCCGAAGCGTTGAAGGCGCGCTTCACCTTCAAGAAGGAAATGGACGAAGATGCGCGCCGGCAGATGTTCCCGCAACTGGCCCGCATGCAGGCGGGTGCCGCATGA
- a CDS encoding DUF2127 domain-containing protein, with amino-acid sequence MSDRDPVLDSAPAGRLSARQRAQRLIALVEAAKGVGALAASIGLLSLLHHDLRRIVAVLIGHFGLDPGGHYPEELLHFATVLQDTSLRTLVALASCYVILRLAEAYGLWRDRIWGEWLGALSGAIYVPFEVHHLIHRPGALAVAVVLFNVAIVAFLAWQLWHRRQPAALVRR; translated from the coding sequence ATGAGCGACCGCGACCCCGTCCTCGATTCCGCGCCGGCCGGCAGGCTGTCGGCGCGCCAGCGCGCGCAGCGCCTGATCGCGCTGGTCGAGGCCGCCAAGGGCGTGGGCGCGCTGGCCGCCAGTATCGGCCTGCTCAGCCTGCTGCACCATGACCTGCGGCGTATCGTGGCGGTGCTGATCGGCCATTTCGGCCTCGATCCCGGCGGCCATTATCCGGAGGAACTCCTGCATTTCGCGACGGTGCTGCAGGACACCAGCCTCCGCACGCTGGTCGCGCTGGCCTCCTGCTATGTGATCCTGCGCCTGGCCGAGGCCTACGGCCTGTGGCGCGACCGCATCTGGGGGGAATGGCTGGGCGCGCTGTCAGGCGCCATCTATGTGCCCTTCGAAGTCCACCACCTGATACATCGGCCGGGCGCGCTGGCCGTGGCGGTGGTGCTGTTCAATGTGGCCATCGTGGCTTTCCTGGCGTGGCAACTGTGGCACCGGCGCCAGCCCGCCGCGCTCGTCCGGCGCTGA